A window from Fusarium musae strain F31 chromosome 8, whole genome shotgun sequence encodes these proteins:
- a CDS encoding hypothetical protein (EggNog:ENOG41) — MAKLTAAERAAHEEGNLHMLRATIERTLWHLDPHSELAAHLRETTKEIRRHTLAGLLPKPKPKPKPQQKSLPYSKQGEPEEPELPELPRLIAPRQQSPAREPQKVLTDEGGSRYQLRDRHDHVPIIELSSDVSSELSDEPIYDFDHAPDQGESASASDMSTLAKEHQKPSRELPVEETPAEEEAPTQEMPTHESRKRPAEDDGEDDASPVSKRVKGWLTHITGGYM; from the coding sequence ATGGCCAAGCTCACCGCCGCCGAGCGCGCTGCCCACGAGGAGGGGAACCTTCACATGCTTCGCGCTACCATCGAGCGCACTCTCTGGCATCTTGATCCGCACAGTGAATTGGCCGCTCATCTGCGAGAGACCACCAAAGAAATCAGACGACATACCCTTGCGGGCTTACTcccaaaaccaaaaccaaaaccaaaaccacAACAGAAGTCGTTACCTTACTCAAAACAAGGCGAACCAGAGGAACCAGAATTACCAGAATTACCTCGGCTTATCGCACCGCGGCAGCAATCACCAGCTCGTGAACCGCAAAAAGTCCTCACGGATGAGGGCGGCAGCAGATATCAGCTGCGCGATAGGCACGATCACGTGCCGATAATCGAACTTAGCTCTGACGTATCCTCGGAACTGTCAGACGAGCCCATTTACGATTTCGACCATGCGCCCGACCAGGGCGAGAGTGCATCGGCCAGCGACATGAGCACCTTGGCAAAAGAACACCAGAAGCCAAGTCGAGAATTACCAGTAGAAGAGACACCagccgaggaggaggcgcCGACTCAAGAAATGCCGACGCATGAGTCCAGAAAGCGACCTGCAGAGGATGACGGCGAAGACGACGCGTCACCAGTCTCAAAACGCGTCAAAGGCTGGTTGACGCACATCACGGGCGGATACATGTAA
- a CDS encoding hypothetical protein (EggNog:ENOG41), which yields MRPRSLVKPKVAPLLDTQPPASWDPEIDVKDTEADIERFNNDPEYYKTFRKQIEQQMNEKFAASIKNLEAHEKGRQPIVTDSGLQ from the exons ATGCGCCCAAGATCGCTCGTCAAACCAAAGGTGGCGCCTTTGCTTGATACACAACCACCAGCTTCTTGG GACCCCGAAATCGATGTCAAAG ATACTGAAGCGGATATCGAACGGTTTAACAACGATCCCGAGTATTACAAGACATTCAGGAAACAAATTGAGCAACAAATGAACGAGAAATTTGCTGCGAGCATCAAGAACTTAGAAGCACATGAGAAAGGGAGACAG CCCATCGTTACTGACAGCGGTTTACAATAG